One part of the Arabidopsis thaliana chromosome 1 sequence genome encodes these proteins:
- a CDS encoding Peroxisomal membrane 22 kDa (Mpv17/PMP22) family protein (Peroxisomal membrane 22 kDa (Mpv17/PMP22) family protein; FUNCTIONS IN: molecular_function unknown; INVOLVED IN: biological_process unknown; LOCATED IN: integral to membrane, chloroplast; EXPRESSED IN: 21 plant structures; EXPRESSED DURING: 13 growth stages; CONTAINS InterPro DOMAIN/s: Mpv17/PMP22 (InterPro:IPR007248); BEST Arabidopsis thaliana protein match is: Peroxisomal membrane 22 kDa (Mpv17/PMP22) family protein (TAIR:AT4G03410.2); Has 410 Blast hits to 410 proteins in 80 species: Archae - 0; Bacteria - 0; Metazoa - 160; Fungi - 20; Plants - 175; Viruses - 0; Other Eukaryotes - 55 (source: NCBI BLink).), whose protein sequence is MAAASLHTSISPRSFLPLSKPSLKPHRSQILLRNKQRNCVSCALIRDEIDLIPVQSRDRTDHEEGSVVVMSTETAVDGNESVVVGFSAATSEGQLSLEGFPSSSSSGADLGDEKRRENEEMEKMIDRTINATIVLAAGSYAITKLLTIDHDYWHGWTLFEILRYAPQHNWIAYEEALKQNPVLAKMVISGVVYSVGDWIAQCYEGKPLFEIDRARTLRSGLVGFTLHGSLSHFYYQFCEELFPFQDWWVVPVKVAFDQTVWSAIWNSIYFTVLGFLRFESPISIFKELKATFLPMLTVGSFGHLLI, encoded by the exons ATGGCTGCTGCTTCACTCCACACTTCAATCTCACCACGTAGCTTCCTTCCTCTCTCCAAACCATCTCTAAAACCTCACCGTTCCCAAATTCTACTGAGAAACAAACAGAGGAATTGCGTTTCGTGCGCATTGATCCGTGACGAAATCGACCTGATTCCGGTTCAGAGCCGAGATCGGACCGACCATGAGGAAGGTTCGGTGGTAGTGATGAGCACTGAGACGGCGGTTGATGGTAATGAATCGGTTGTTGTAGGTTTTAGTGCTGCGACGAGTGAAGGTCAGCTTTCGTTAGAAgggtttccttcttcttcttcttcgggaGCTGATTTAGGagatgaaaagagaagagagaacgaagaaatggagaagatgatcgATCGAACCATTAACGCTACGATTGTTTTAGCTGCTGGTTCTTACGCTATTACCAAATTGCTTACCATCGATCATGATTATTGGCAT GGATGGACTCTGTTTGAGATACTAAGATATGCTCCTCAACATAACTGGATTGCTTACGAAGAAGCGCTAAAGCAAAACCCGGTTCTAGCAAAAATGGTCATTAGTGGAGTTGTCTACTCTGTAGGAGATTGGATAGCtcag TGTTACGAAGGCAAACCGTTGTTTGAAATTGATAGAGCAAGAACATTGAGATCAGGACTAGTAGGTTTCACTCTCCATGGCTCGTTATCGCATTTCTATTACCAGTTCTGTGAAGAGCTTTTCCCGTTTCAAGATTGGTGGGTGGTTCCTGTGAAAGTTGCCTTTGATCAAACAGTCTGGTCAGCTATATGGAACAGTATTTACTTCACGGTTCTTGGTTTCCTGCGTTTCGAATCGCCTATCAGCATCTTCAAAGAACTAAAAGCTACGTTCTTGCCTATGCTAACA GTTGGAAGCTTTGGCCATTTGCTCATTTGA
- the NAM gene encoding NAC (No Apical Meristem) domain transcriptional regulator superfamily protein (NO APICAL MERISTEM (NAM); FUNCTIONS IN: sequence-specific DNA binding transcription factor activity; INVOLVED IN: multicellular organismal development, regulation of transcription; LOCATED IN: cellular_component unknown; EXPRESSED IN: 21 plant structures; EXPRESSED DURING: 12 growth stages; CONTAINS InterPro DOMAIN/s: No apical meristem (NAM) protein (InterPro:IPR003441); BEST Arabidopsis thaliana protein match is: NAC domain containing protein 2 (TAIR:AT3G15510.1); Has 3040 Blast hits to 3032 proteins in 79 species: Archae - 0; Bacteria - 0; Metazoa - 2; Fungi - 0; Plants - 3034; Viruses - 0; Other Eukaryotes - 4 (source: NCBI BLink).), producing MESTDSSGGPPPPQPNLPPGFRFHPTDEELVIHYLKRKADSVPLPVAIIADVDLYKFDPWELPAKASFGEQEWYFFSPRDRKYPNGARPNRAATSGYWKATGTDKPVISTGGGGSKKVGVKKALVFYSGKPPKGVKSDWIMHEYRLTDNKPTHICDFGNKKNSLRLDDWVLCRIYKKNNSTASRHHHHLHHIHLDNDHHRHDMMIDDDRFRHVPPGLHFPAIFSDNNDPTAIYDGGGGGYGGGSYSMNHCFASGSKQEQLFPPVMMMTSLNQDSGIGSSSSPSKRFNGGGVGDCSTSMAATPLMQNQGGIYQLPGLNWYS from the exons ATGGAGAGTACAGATTCTTCCGGTGGTCCTCCGCCGCCGCAACCAAACCTCCCTCCAGGATTCCGGTTTCATCCAACAGACGAAGAACTTGTAATTCATTACCTCAAACGCAAAGCAGATTCTGTTCCTTTACCAGTCGCGATCATCGCCGACGTTGATCTTTACAAATTTGATCCATGGGAACTTCCCG CGAAAGCTTCGTTTGGAGAACAAGAATGGTATTTTTTCAGTCCAAGAGATCGGAAATATCCCAACGGAGCTAGACCTAACCGAGCTGCGACTTCCGGTTATTGGAAAGCGACTGGTACAGATAAACCGGTGATTTCAACCGGCGGTGGTGGTAGTAAAAAAGTGGGAGTTAAAAAGGCTCTAGTGTTTTACAGTGGTAAACCACCAAAAGGAGTTAAATCAGATTGGATTATGCATGAATATCGGTTAACTGATAATAAACCTACTCATATTTGTGACTTCGGCAACAAGAAAAACTCTCTCAGg CTTGATGATTGGGTGTTGTGTCGTatctacaagaaaaacaatagtACAGCATCtagacatcatcatcatcttcatcatattCATCTAGATAATGATCATCATCGTCATgatatgatgattgatgatgatcgATTCCGTCATGTTCCTCCTGGTCTTCACTTCCCGGCGATTTTTTCTGACAATAATGATCCGACGGCTATATATGATGGTGGCGGCGGCGGATACGGAGGTGGAAGTTACTCGATGAATCATTGTTTCGCATCTGGATCAAAGCAGGAGCAGTTGTTTCCAccggtgatgatgatgactagTCTAAATCAAGATTCCGGTATTGGATCGTCGTCGTCACCTAGCAAGAGATTTAACGGCGGCGGCGTTGGAGATTGTTCGACTTCTATGGCGGCGACGCCGTTAATGCAGAACCAAGGTGGGATTTACCAATTGCCTGGTTTGAATTGGTattcttga
- the NAC019 gene encoding NAC domain containing protein 19 (NAC domain containing protein 19 (NAC019); CONTAINS InterPro DOMAIN/s: No apical meristem (NAM) protein (InterPro:IPR003441); BEST Arabidopsis thaliana protein match is: NAC domain containing protein 3 (TAIR:AT3G15500.1); Has 3041 Blast hits to 3033 proteins in 75 species: Archae - 0; Bacteria - 0; Metazoa - 0; Fungi - 0; Plants - 3041; Viruses - 0; Other Eukaryotes - 0 (source: NCBI BLink).): MGIQETDPLTQLSLPPGFRFYPTDEELMVQYLCRKAAGYDFSLQLIAEIDLYKFDPWVLPNKALFGEKEWYFFSPRDRKYPNGSRPNRVAGSGYWKATGTDKIISTEGQRVGIKKALVFYIGKAPKGTKTNWIMHEYRLIEPSRRNGSTKLDDWVLCRIYKKQSSAQKQVYDNGIANAREFSNNGTSSTTSSSSHFEDVLDSFHQEIDNRNFQFSNPNRISSLRPDLTEQKTGFHGLADTSNFDWASFAGNVEHNNSVPELGMSHVVPNLEYNCGYLKTEEEVESSHGFNNSGELAQKGYGVDSFGYSGQVGGFGFM; the protein is encoded by the exons atgggTATCCAAGAAACTGACCCGTTAACGCAATTGAGTTTACCACCGGGTTTCCGATTTTACCCGACCGATGAAGAGCTTATGGTTCAATATCTCTGTAGAAAAGCAGCTGGTTACGATTTCTCTCTTCAGCTCATCGCCGAAATAGATCTTTACAAATTCGATCCATGGGTTTTACCAA ATAAAGCATtatttggagaaaaagaaTGGTATTTTTTTAGTCCTAGGGATAGAAAATATCCAAACGGGTCAAGACCTAACCGGGTTGCCGGATCGGGTTATTGGAAAGCTACGGGTACGGATAAAATAATCTCGACGGAAGGACAAAGAGTTGGTATTAAAAAAGCTTTGGTGTTTTACATCGGAAAAGCTCCTAAAGGTACTAAAACCAATTGGATCATGCATGAGTATCGTCTCATTGAACCTTCTCGTAGAAACGGAAGCACTAAg ttgGATGATTGGGTTCTATGTCGAATATACAAGAAGCAATCAAGTGCACAAAAACAAGTTTACGATAATGGAATCGCGAATGCTAGAGAATTCAGCAACAACGGTACTTCGTCCACgacgtcgtcttcttctcactTTGAAGACGTTCTTGATTCGTTTCATCAAGAGATCGACAACAGAAATTTCCAGTTTTCTAACCCAAACCGCATCTCGTCGCTCAGACCGGACTTAACCGAACAGAAAACCGGGTTCCACGGTCTTGCGGATACTTCTAACTTCGATTGGGCTAGTTTTGCCGGTAATGTTGAGCATAATAACTCGGTACCGGAACTCGGAATGAGTCATGTTGTTCCTAATCTCGAGTACAACTGTGGCTACCTGAAGACGGAGGAGGAAGTCGAGAGCAGTCACGGGTTTAATAACTCGGGCGAGTTAGCTCAAAAGGGTTATGGTGTTGACTCGTTTGGGTATTCGGGGCAAGTTGGTGGGTTTGGGTTTATGTGA
- a CDS encoding Toll-Interleukin-Resistance (TIR) domain family protein (Toll-Interleukin-Resistance (TIR) domain family protein; FUNCTIONS IN: transmembrane receptor activity; INVOLVED IN: signal transduction, defense response, innate immune response; LOCATED IN: intrinsic to membrane; CONTAINS InterPro DOMAIN/s: Toll-Interleukin receptor (InterPro:IPR000157); BEST Arabidopsis thaliana protein match is: Toll-Interleukin-Resistance (TIR) domain family protein (TAIR:AT1G61105.1); Has 1472 Blast hits to 1437 proteins in 74 species: Archae - 2; Bacteria - 52; Metazoa - 24; Fungi - 0; Plants - 1393; Viruses - 0; Other Eukaryotes - 1 (source: NCBI BLink).): MISRVFNFMKQSETVQLNNKLFLDLLSSSSSAKPKILHDVFINHRGSDTKRNIATLLYDNLKSRNLRPFLDSKNMKPGDKLFDHINNAILTSKVAVTVFSPNYCDSYFCLHELALIMESRKRVIPIFCDIKPSQLDVMIERVTCSDDEIQRFRWALQEAKDIVGLTFDSYKGNLSEVVTVASDVIVERLVELEAKDENL; the protein is encoded by the exons ATGAtctctagggttttcaacTTCATGAAACAATCCGAAACAGTTCAGCTAAACAACAAACTATTTCTCGATCTCCTCTCTTCCTCGTCATCGgccaaacccaaaattttgCACGACGTGTTCATCAACCACAGAGGATCCGACACAAAGAGAAACATCGCAACATTGCTTTATGACAATCTCAAATCTCGTAACTTACGTCCATTCTTGGATTCCAAGAACATGAAGCCCGGAGATAAGCTTTTTGATCATATCAACAACGCGATTCTCACTTCTAAAGTCGCTGTAACGGTTTTTTCTCCTAACTACTGCGATTCATATTTCTGTCTGCACGAGCTTGCTCTTATAATGGAGTCCAGAAAAAGGGTCATACCGATATTCTGCGACATCAAACCTTCACAACTCGATGTTATGATCGAGAGGGTGACATGTTCTGATGATGAAATCCAAAGGTTTAGATGGGCCCTTCAAGAAGCTAAAGATATCGTTGGACTCACGTTTGATTCCTACAAAgg GAATTTATCGGAGGTTGTTACAGTTGCATCGGATGTTATCGTCGAGAGATTGGTCGAGTTAGAGGCTAAAGATGAAAATCTATAG